In Salmo trutta chromosome 16, fSalTru1.1, whole genome shotgun sequence, a genomic segment contains:
- the LOC115150728 gene encoding heterochromatin protein 1-binding protein 3 — MPIRRAARTPPQEMPPSVAPEGEPDASSEESASVEEEQEMTPTALVAKEGEGTGEGETKENGDKPEGEKADESTGEKTAEGEESEKKEEDGVKEKVKKPVKRAIPAWATMSASKRATLTNKSTSTMQLPKMDDILIEAIESCKEKTGASAHSVMKYIVKKYPNLEKRKFLLKKALKRQLEKGTVKQLKGKGLSGSFTIGKQSPNKPTTKGKPIIVAPGLKAETLGDALPLIITRLCEPKEASYILIKKYVEQHFPQLNVEHRPDILKSALVRAVDKGHLEQITGKGASGTFQLKREGGKFLLKGGPLEDAIMTAIVAMNEPKTCSTTTLRKFLLETNQDSMEYRVVNNLKRTLQKCKMMGWMDQITGNGLNGTYQLCYPYYPSPAILFPEKQKVKEQKVAEKDKRRKRVDLSDEDSDEEEEDSSEEEDSDDEPPPKRKAVKRPPPKARRPPPSKKSRPASQSRAKGKKRAAPAKRSAPPAKRSAPPPVKAPPPVKAPPPVKAPPPVKAPPPVKKAAPASKPKTPIVKKLSKASKRPTPKKSPPAKKAAANSAVKAKPAARKSLRGKK, encoded by the exons ATGCCTATACGTCGTGCAGCTAGGACACCACCGCAGGAGATGCCCCCCTCGGTTGCACCAGAGGGAG aGCCTGATGCCAGTTCTGAGGAGTCTGCCTCtgttgaggaggagcaggagatgACACCCACTGCCCTAGTAGCCAAGGAGGGGGAGGGCACAGGTGAAGGAGAGACAAAAGAGAATGGTGACAAACCTGAGGGAGAGAAAGCTGATGAATCGACTGGAGAGAAGACTGCTGAGGGGGAAGAGTCTGAGAAGAAAGA AGAGGATGGAGTGAAAGAGAAAGTCAAGAAGCCAGTGAAAAGGGCCATTCCTGCCTGGGCAACCATGTCTGCCAGCAAACGTGCAACGCTCACTAATAAGAGCACCTCCACCATGCAGCTGCCTAAGATGGACGACATCCTCATCGAGGCCATTGAG TCCTGCAAGGAGAAGACTGGGGCCTCAGCCCATTCTGTCATGAAGTATATTGTGAAGAAATACCCAAACCTAGAGAAGAGGAAATTCCTCCTCAAGAAGGCTCTCAAGAGGCAGCTGGAGAAGGGCACTGTCAAACAG CTAAAGGGTAAAGGCCTTTCTGGAAGCTTTACCATTGGGAAGCAGTCCCCTAATAAACCAACTACTAAAGGG AAGCCGATCATCGTGGCACCTGGGTTGAAGGCAGAGACCCTTGGGGATGCTCTGCCCCTGATCATCACACGGCTATGTGAGCCCAAAGAGGCGTCTTATATCCTGATCAAGAAATATGTGGAGCAGCACTTCCCTCAACTAAACGTGGAACATAG GCCAGATATCCTAAAGAGTGCCCTGGTGAGAGCTGTGGACAAGGGTCACCTGGAGCAGATCACTGGAAAAGGTGCCTCTGGAACGTTTCAG CTGAAGCGGGAAGGGGGCAAGTTCCTGCTTAAAGGTGGGCCCCTGGAGGACGCTATCATGACAGCCATTGTGGCAATGAACGAACCCAAGACTTGCAGCACCACCACACTCCGCAAATTCCTGTTAGAGACAAaccaggacagcatggagtaccGTGTGG TGAACAACCTGAAGAGGACCCTGCAGAAGTGCAAAATGATGGGCTGGATGGATCAGATCACTGGGAATGGGCTAAATGGAACCTACCAGCTCTGCTACCCTTACTACCCCAG CCCAGCCATTCTGTTTCCTGAAAAACAGAAAGTGAAAGAGCAGAAAGTGGCAGAGAAGGACAAACGCAGAAAGAGGGTTGACTTGTCTGATGAGGACtctgatgaggaggaagaggactcGTCCGAGGAAGAGGACTCAGATGATGAACCCCCTCCTAAGAG GAAAGCTGTGAAGAGGCCACCACCTAAAGCGCGTCGCCCTCCCCCCAGCAAGAAGTCTCGGCCTGCAAGTCAGTCAAGGGCTAAGGGCAAAAAAAGAGCTGCCCCAGCGAAGAGGTCTGCACCCCCAGCGAAGAGGTCTGCACCTCCACCAGTCAAGGCACCCCCACCAGTCAAGGCACCCCCACCAGTCAAGGCACCCCCGCCAGTCAAGGCACCCCCACCAGTCAAGAAAGCTGCACCTGCGAGCAAGCCCAAAACGCCCATTGTCAAAAAGCTGAGCAAGGCATCGAAGCGGCCAACGCCCAAAAAGTCACCTCCTGCAAAGAAGGCAGCAGCCAATTCTGCAGTGAAGGCCAAGCCAGCAGCTCGCAAGTCCCTGAGGGGGAAGAAGTGA